One Peromyscus leucopus breed LL Stock chromosome 6, UCI_PerLeu_2.1, whole genome shotgun sequence genomic region harbors:
- the LOC114683206 gene encoding sodium channel modifier 1 isoform X1, with product MSFKREGDDWSQLNVLKKRRVGDLLASYIPEDEALMLRDGRFACAICPHRPVLDTLAMLTAHRAGKKHLSSLKLFYGKKQSGKETAHSPRQQSELKTASEAEAPLLTQTRLITQSALHRAPHYNSCCRRKHRPEAPAPSVSSSPSLAPEVGLQSAKISREPEPRAGSHAKESSAPLASAPMSPTKRRVLNHYLTLRSSGWVPDGQGRWVKDENVEFDSDEEEPPDLPLD from the exons ATGTCTTTCAAGAGGGAAGGGGACGACTGGAGTCAGCTCAATGTGCTCAAA AAACGAAGAGTCGGAGACTTGCTGGCTAGTTACATCCCAGAAGATGAGGCGCTGATGCTGCGGGATGGACG cTTTGCCTGTGCCATCTGCCCCCATCGACCAGTCCTGGACACCCTGGCCATGCTGACCGCCCACCGTGCAGGGAAGAAGCATCTGTCCA gTCTGAAGCTTTTCTATGGCAAAAAGCAGTCGGGCAAGGAAACAGCGCACAGCCCAAGACAGCAGAGTGAGTTGAAGACAGCAAGCGAAGCGGAG GCTCCTTTGCTAACCCAGACTCGATTAATCACACAGAGTGCCCTGCACAGAGCTCCCCACTATAACAGTTGCTGCCGGAGGAAGCACAG ACCAGAAGCCCCCGCCCCCTCCGTCTCCAGTTCTCCGTCGCTAGCCCCAGAGGTTGGACTCCAGAGCGCAAAGATCAGTCGGGAACCTGAGCCTAGGGCAGGATCGCATGCCAAAGAGTCGTCAgctcccctggcctctgcaccCATGAGCCCCACAAAACGACGAGTCCTGAACCATTACCTTACCCTCCGAAG CTCTGGATGGGTCCCAGATGGACAAGGCCGATGGGTCAAGGATGAAAATGTTGAGTTTGACTCTGATGAGGAAGAACCCCCTGACCTCCCCTTGGACTAA
- the LOC114683206 gene encoding sodium channel modifier 1 isoform X2, with protein sequence MSFKREGDDWSQLNVLKKRRVGDLLASYIPEDEALMLRDGRFACAICPHRPVLDTLAMLTAHRAGKKHLSSLKLFYGKKQSGKETAHSPRQQSELKTASEAESALHRAPHYNSCCRRKHRPEAPAPSVSSSPSLAPEVGLQSAKISREPEPRAGSHAKESSAPLASAPMSPTKRRVLNHYLTLRSSGWVPDGQGRWVKDENVEFDSDEEEPPDLPLD encoded by the exons ATGTCTTTCAAGAGGGAAGGGGACGACTGGAGTCAGCTCAATGTGCTCAAA AAACGAAGAGTCGGAGACTTGCTGGCTAGTTACATCCCAGAAGATGAGGCGCTGATGCTGCGGGATGGACG cTTTGCCTGTGCCATCTGCCCCCATCGACCAGTCCTGGACACCCTGGCCATGCTGACCGCCCACCGTGCAGGGAAGAAGCATCTGTCCA gTCTGAAGCTTTTCTATGGCAAAAAGCAGTCGGGCAAGGAAACAGCGCACAGCCCAAGACAGCAGAGTGAGTTGAAGACAGCAAGCGAAGCGGAG AGTGCCCTGCACAGAGCTCCCCACTATAACAGTTGCTGCCGGAGGAAGCACAG ACCAGAAGCCCCCGCCCCCTCCGTCTCCAGTTCTCCGTCGCTAGCCCCAGAGGTTGGACTCCAGAGCGCAAAGATCAGTCGGGAACCTGAGCCTAGGGCAGGATCGCATGCCAAAGAGTCGTCAgctcccctggcctctgcaccCATGAGCCCCACAAAACGACGAGTCCTGAACCATTACCTTACCCTCCGAAG CTCTGGATGGGTCCCAGATGGACAAGGCCGATGGGTCAAGGATGAAAATGTTGAGTTTGACTCTGATGAGGAAGAACCCCCTGACCTCCCCTTGGACTAA